The sequence below is a genomic window from Cryptosporidium parvum Iowa II chromosome 6, whole genome shotgun sequence.
tttatatataactTTTGGAGATGCTCAATTCTAGTTTCAAAAAGTGAATACATTGTTACATCTGTATTGTATATCAACAAGAGTGTTGGGATAGAACAGGAAATGCTTCAAATcatgaatatttataacATTATTATGAGCTTAGGAAGTATCTTCAGCGTAATTTGGGGTATTATTGCAACTAAATATGGTGTCAATTTTATGATTGGTTTGACCGCTATCTTAGGATGTTTAATACATGTTTTGCTTATATTCATCGATTCACTACCATTCTGGTgcatttatttatatttttgcGCATTTTCTGCTCTGAGATCATTCATATTTGGTTCATTAAATTGCTTCATTGGCGATACATTTggattttcaaattttgcGAGATTAGCGGGAATACAAGCCTTTAcatgttttattttttttcagatTATGAATTTTTTAACTTCGCAATACTTTGAAGTAATTTCCTGGGCAAAAGTTAATCAATACTTGCTGATTcctaatatttttttattatctgttccatttattttgaatcttttaaaAGCTAAgagaaataattgaaattccATCTTTGAAAAACGATCGactattaattatttggttccttaagaaaaaaaaaggttAATTTAATGGAAAATGGGAAAAAATCATTCCAAATAGTGGTTAATTCACTTATTTCTGGAGGCATTGCTGGACTTTTTGTTGAAACAATATTATATCCAGTGGATGCGATAAAAACGAAGATGCAATATAGATCGTTATGCAAAAATAGTGTGTTATTTTTTAGTACTAGAAACTACTACAGGCACATATACTCAGGATTCAAGTATTCGGCATTTGgttcttttatttcttcttccatttttttCGGCACATTCCATTTTTTAAGTAATTATTCACCACAAGTGAAATATAAATCTCTAAAAACAATGCAAATTTCATTGATAAGTGAATTGTTATCATCACTGTTTAGAGCTCCCTTTGAAGTGATCAAACAGAATATACAAGTTAGAAACAAATCGTTTTTGGGACACTTTTACACtaattattcattatttagGCATTGccttaattttaataaaata
It includes:
- a CDS encoding mitochondrial carrier protein, 4 transmembrane domain, whose protein sequence is MENGKKSFQIVVNSLISGGIAGLFVETILYPVDAIKTKMQYRSLCKNSVLFFSTRNYYRHIYSGFKYSAFGSFISSSIFFGTFHFLSNYSPQVKYKSLKTMQISLISELLSSLFRAPFEVIKQNIQVRNKSFLGHFYTNYSLFRHCLNFNKITASLIRDIPFSIIQFSLWEKLNRTGDGVLGEKCNFKDLLSGISGGISGAIAALITSPADNIRTYIFTKAKTRSSNVSILSAIKTIYGLNGIKSFYIGSFLRALWLTIGGIIYFGCYQLCNSALEKMYHSFETLPQ